In Phyllostomus discolor isolate MPI-MPIP mPhyDis1 chromosome 2, mPhyDis1.pri.v3, whole genome shotgun sequence, the following are encoded in one genomic region:
- the NAGA gene encoding alpha-N-acetylgalactosaminidase, protein MLWKTVLLLALADQVLALENGLLRTPPMGWLAWERFRCNIDCDADPKNCISEQLFMEMADRLAEDGWRDLGYTYLNIDDCWIGGRDANGYLVPDPKRFPNGIAFLADYAHSLGLQLGIYEDLGNFTCMGYPGTTLDKVLQDAQTFAKWKVDMLKLDGCFSTPEEQAKGYPMMAAALNATGRPIAFSCSWPAYEGGLPPKVNYSLLADICNLWRNYDDIQDSWSSVLSILDWFADNQDVLQPVAGPGHWNDPDMLLIGNFGLSFEQARAQMALWTVLAAPLFMSTDLRTISAQSVDILQNPLMIKINQDPLGIQGRRILKDKSSIEVFLRPLARDAYAVVFFSRRADMPYRFRSSLAQLGFSGSGVYEAQDVYTGGIISGLQAEANFTVIINPSGVVMWYLYPTGEPEGPQL, encoded by the exons ATGTTGTGGAAGACAG TGCTCTTGCTGGCCCTGGCGGACCAGGTGCTGGCGCTGGAGAATGGGCTCCTGCGGACGCCGCCCATGGGCTGGCTGGCCTGGGAACGCTTCCGCTGCAACATTGACTGTGATGCGGACCCGAAGAACTGCATCAG TGAGCAGCTCTTCATGGAGATGGCCGACCGGCTGGCAGAGGACGGGTGGCGGGACCTGGGCTACACGTACCTCAACATCGACGACTGCTGGATCGGCGGGCGTGACGCCAACGGCTACCTGGTGCCCGACCCCAAGCGCTTCCCCAACGGCATCGCCTTCCTGGCTGACTAC GCTCActccctgggcctgcagctgggCATCTATGAGGACCTGGGCAACTTCACCTGCATGGGTTACCCGGGTACCACGCTAGACAAGGTGCTTCAGGATGCTCAAACTTTTGCCAAGTGGAAGGTGGACATGCTGAAGCTGGACGGCTGCTTCTCGACCCCAGAGGAACAGGCCAAAG GGTACCCCATGATGGCTGCGGCCCTGAATGCCACGGGCCGCCCCATCGCCTTCTCCTGCAGCTGGCCGGCCTACGAAGGGGGCCTCCCCCCCAAG GTGAACTACAGCCTGCTGGCAGACATCTGCAACCTCTGGCGCAACTACGACGACATCCAGGACTCCTGGAGTAGCGTGCTGTCCATCCTGGACTGGTTTGCGGACAATCAGGACGTCCTGCAGCCGGTGGCGGGCCCTGGGCACTGGAACGACCCAGACATG ctgcTCATCGGGAACTTCGGCCTCAGCTTCGAGCAGGCCCGGGCCCAGATGGCCCTGTGGACGGTGCTGGCGGCTCCTCTCTTCATGTCCACAGACCTGCGCACCATCTCCGCCCAGAGCGTGGACATTCTGCAGAATCCGCTCATGATCAAAATCAACCAGGATCCCTTAGGCATCCAGGGACGCAGGATTCTCAAG GACAAGTCCTCCATCGAGGTGTTCCTGCGGCCCCTGGCCCGGGACGCCTACGCCGTCGTCTTCTTCAGCCGCAGGGCGGACATGCCCTACCGCTTCCGCTCCTCCCTGGCCCAGCTCGGCTTCAGCGGCTCCGGCGTGTATGAG gcCCAGGACGTCTACACCGGCGGCATCATCAGCGGCCTCCAGGCCGAGGCCAATTTCACAGTGATCATCAACCCCTCAGGGGTGGTGATGTGGTACCTGTACCCTACTGGGGAGCCGGAGGGACCCCAGCTGTGA